The Mercurialis annua linkage group LG8, ddMerAnnu1.2, whole genome shotgun sequence genome window below encodes:
- the LOC126662262 gene encoding protein RMD5 homolog, producing the protein MELSTVRDAFDRVVKKQKLSSSKSQEVIDQISHVVEQALSKLESIGGSISLVDQKSILIELKEKLSAMCTVDQLEGSQKELKYSKLFEGSQKELNFELSKYLKILEKSFNPDISRTYINDDFDFHLVNQILGCHFYRLGHFDVGDCLISEAGEPEAAVLRSQFLELHQILNAIKVKNLDPALKWVSSNREKLEKICSNLELKIHCLQFLEILKGGNRVDALKYSKTHLSPFASHHMKELQRVTVSVLWTRKLENYPHSELLSPIHWENLSEELTRDFCNLIGQSCGSLFSLVIAAGFDGLPTLLKLAEVMSIKKQEWQAMKQLPVPVELGREFHFHSAFVCPVSREQSSDENPPMLMPCQHVLCKQSITKMSKGTSQRFKCPYCPAEATVAQCRQLHL; encoded by the coding sequence ATGGAGCTCAGTACTGTAAGAGATGCATTTGATCGTGTTGTAAAGAAGCAAAAGCTGTCATCATCAAAATCCCAAGAAGTAATTGATCAGATCAGTCATGTGGTTGAACAAGCATTATCAAAACTTGAGTCAATTGGAGGCTCCATATCTCTGGTTGATCAGAAATCCATACTTATAGAGTTGAAGGAAAAGCTGAGTGCAATGTGTACGGTTGACCAGCTAGAAGGGTCACAAAAGGAACTGAAGTATTCAAAACTCTTTGAAGGGTCACAAAAGGAGCTGAATTTTGAGCTGAGCAAGTATTTAAAAATCCTCGAAAAATCTTTCAATCCTGATATTTCCAGGACATATATAAATGATGATTTTGACTTCCATCTGGTGAATCAGATATTAGGTTGCCATTTTTACCGGCTAGGCCACTTTGATGTTGGAGATTGCTTAATAAGTGAGGCTGGAGAACCAGAAGCAGCAGTTTTAAGATCTCAATTCTTGGAATTGCATCAAATACTAAACGCTATTAAGGTTAAAAACCTCGATCCTGCTCTTAAATGGGTCTCCTCCAACCGTGAAAAACTCGAGAAGATCTGTTCAAATCTCGAGCTGAAAATCCATTGTCTACAGTTTCTGGAAATTTTAAAGGGAGGAAATCGAGTTGATGCGCTAAAGTACTCTAAAACGCATCTTTCTCCGTTTGCTTCGCATCACATGAAAGAGCTTCAAAGGGTTACAGTTTCAGTTCTATGGACTCGTAAGCTCGAAAACTATCCACATTCCGAATTGTTGTCACCAATTCACTGGGAGAACTTGTCGGAGGAACTGACCCGCGATTTCTGCAATCTCATAGGACAGTCCTGCGGGAGCTTATTCAGCTTGGTAATAGCAGCCGGGTTTGATGGGCTGCCAACCCTTTTGAAGCTAGCTGAAGTTATGTCTATAAAGAAGCAGGAGTGGCAGGCAATGAAGCAGCTACCTGTGCCGGTGGAGTTAGGAAGAGAATTTCACTTTCATTCCGCTTTTGTTTGTCCAGTGAGTCGCGAGCAAAGCAGCGATGAAAACCCACCGATGTTGATGCCATGTCAGCATGTTCTCTGCAAGCAATCGATCACCAAGATGTCGAAAGGCACCTCTCAGAGATTTAAGTGTCCGTACTGCCCGGCCGAGGCGACCGTCGCACAATGCAGGCAACTACATCTATAA
- the LOC126660787 gene encoding uncharacterized protein LOC126660787, translating into MSFKLHLLSPITISQPRKFQTLTLTLTHLKTQTRCKKPNKITDSDLASDFATEVAKLNTQILQREEAMKKSKELLFTELTHYLDLDEDELKIKWSKLDPDEKWVLVKRFVDEWGVNFHPLSAKSVREMIEEYLIEEKKSLNGSEIFPGLKRLMGFSENK; encoded by the coding sequence ATGTCCTTCAAACTCCATCTTTTATCACCAATTACCATATCACAACCACGAAAAttccaaaccctaaccctaaccctaacccatCTCAAAACCCAAACCCGATGCAAAAAACCCAACAAAATCACCGACTCCGATCTCGCGTCAGATTTCGCTACAGAAGTGGCCAAATTAAACACCCAAATACTCCAAAGAGAAGAAGCAATGAAGAAGAGCAAAGAACTACTGTTCACCGAGCTGACCCATTATTTAGATTTGGATGAAGATGAACTGAAAATTAAGTGGAGCAAATTGGACCCGGATGAGAAATGGGTCCTGGTTAAACGGTTTGTTGATGAATGGGGCGTTAATTTTCATCCGTTGTCGGCTAAATCTGTAAGAGAAATGATCGAGGAGTAtttaattgaagaaaaaaaaagtttgaatgGTTCTGAAATTTTTCCTGGTTTGAAGAGGTTAATGGggttttctgaaaataaatga